From a single Paraburkholderia sp. D15 genomic region:
- the queF gene encoding NADPH-dependent 7-cyano-7-deazaguanine reductase QueF (Catalyzes the NADPH-dependent reduction of 7-cyano-7-deazaguanine (preQ0) to 7-aminomethyl-7-deazaguanine (preQ1) in queuosine biosynthesis) → MTPEQSPLGKASTYTEQYDAGLLFPIARRNAREAIGIGAQLPFFGTDIWNAYELSWLNARGKPQIAVATFFVPADSPNIVESKSFKLYLGSFAQTSFESIDVVKDTIKRDVSASCGATVSVQLTAPYEFGKLRMEEFAGTALDRLDLEAEVYQPDASLLSAALDEAPVEETVFSNLLKSNCPVTGQPDWGSVQIHYVGPQIDHAGLLRYVISYRNHTGFHEQCVERIFIDILKVCKPVKLAVYARYTRRGGLDINPFRTNYNLAMPDNFRLARQ, encoded by the coding sequence CCGCTGGGCAAGGCCTCCACATACACCGAGCAGTACGACGCCGGACTGCTGTTTCCGATTGCGCGCAGGAATGCGCGCGAGGCGATCGGGATTGGCGCGCAGTTGCCGTTCTTTGGCACCGACATCTGGAACGCGTATGAACTGTCGTGGCTGAACGCGCGCGGCAAGCCGCAGATTGCGGTGGCGACGTTTTTCGTGCCGGCGGATTCACCGAATATCGTCGAATCGAAGTCGTTCAAGCTTTATCTGGGGTCGTTCGCGCAGACGTCGTTCGAATCGATCGATGTGGTGAAGGACACGATCAAGCGGGACGTGTCGGCATCGTGTGGGGCGACGGTGTCGGTGCAATTGACGGCGCCGTACGAATTCGGAAAGTTGCGGATGGAGGAGTTTGCGGGGACGGCGCTGGACCGGCTGGATCTGGAGGCCGAGGTTTATCAGCCGGATGCTTCGTTGCTGAGCGCTGCGCTTGATGAGGCGCCGGTTGAGGAGACGGTTTTTTCCAATCTGTTGAAATCCAATTGTCCGGTGACTGGGCAGCCGGATTGGGGTTCGGTGCAGATTCATTATGTTGGGCCGCAGATCGATCATGCGGGGTTATTGCGGTATGTTATTTCCTATCGGAATCATACCGGGTTTCATGAGCAGTGCGTTGAGAGGATTTTTATTGATATTTTGAAGGTTTGTAAGCCTGTTAAGTTGGCGGTATATGCGAGGTATACCCGGCGGGGTGGGCTTGATATTAATCCTTTTCGTACCAACTATAATTTGGCGATGCCGGATAATTTTAGGTTGGCGCGGCAGTAA